The genomic window AAAATCCAACGTCTCTAGAACCTGTACATTGAGAATATGCAGGTATTGCAAAGTTTGTTGTCCCACCTAAGACTTCAAAAAGCCTGTGAATTGCAGGCTCTCCTGTACCATGCATTTCAAGAGCGATTGTTTCTGGTCCGTATTTATCTATGACTTCTTTAAATTTTTTTGCAGCAAACTCAAAAGCTTCTTCCCAGGAAACCTTTTTCCATTTGCCTTCGCCACGTTCGCCAACTCTAATCAATGGAGTTTTTAATCTATTATCATCGTATAGAGTTTTAATACCAGCTTGACCTTTTGCACATAATTTACCCCAATTTAATGGACTTTTGTCATTGCCTTCAAGTTTTCTAACTTTGCCATCATTTACAAAAACTTTTTCCGTACAATTCCAAAAACACATTTCACAAAAATTAAAGGTTACCTTATCGGGCTTATATGGTTTTAATTCTTCCCTTGCCTGTGCTTTTGAATCAAAAATTAAAGGCACAGACAATAATGCAGACCCAGCCAAAGCACCCTTTAAAAAGGTTCTCCTTTTAATTTGCATAAAACCTCCTTTTTCAGTCTCGCCCCACATATATCATTAAGATGTAATTTTAGTCAAAAAATAAAAAAAATCCATTAAAATCTTGTTTGTAATGATTATTTAAGATATTTATATTGTTTTTTAAAAATTCATTTTTCTTGACAAAATTTTTCTTATAATTATCATAAATGGTGTGTGGGCCGCTAGCTCAGCTGGTAGAGCAACGGACTCTTAATCCGTCG from Desulfurella sp. includes these protein-coding regions:
- a CDS encoding molybdopterin-dependent oxidoreductase is translated as MQIKRRTFLKGALAGSALLSVPLIFDSKAQAREELKPYKPDKVTFNFCEMCFWNCTEKVFVNDGKVRKLEGNDKSPLNWGKLCAKGQAGIKTLYDDNRLKTPLIRVGERGEGKWKKVSWEEAFEFAAKKFKEVIDKYGPETIALEMHGTGEPAIHRLFEVLGGTTNFAIPAYSQCTGSRDVGFYYTFGAALGGHEPYDLSNSRYIILIGRNETESLHVSELYHFAKAIGNKAKIVYVDPRYTHTAAKADRFLQIKPGTDTAFVLALINVMVTEDLINHDFVEKYTTGYDKLKPHIVKYTPQ